The nucleotide window ATGATCCAACTCGCCCGGTTAGTGGATGGTCCTGCTCGCGAACTGAGGCAGAAAGTCGAACAACATTATGACGAGCCGCTTCGGCAAGCATACGCTCGCATTGCCGATGCCCGGTTCGCCACGCTCGGCGCCACCGGCTATCCCGACGCCACCTTCACGCTGCGGCTCGCATTCGGAACGGTGAAGGGTTACGAGGAGGACGGTAAGAAGATCGCCCCGTACACCGTCGTCGGCGGAGCTTACGAACATGCGAAGGAGCATGGCGATCGGCCGCCGTTCCAATTGCCGACAAGCTGGATCAAGGCGAAGGAGCAGCTCGATCTGAAGACGCCGATGAACTTCGTCAGCACCGCGGACATCATCGGCGGCAACTCGGGAAGCCCGGTTGTCAACAGGGCCGGCGAGTTCGTCGGCATCATCTTCGACGGCAACATCCAGTCGCTTGTGGGCGACTATGCCTACAGCGATGTGCAGGCCCGGGCGTTGTCTGTCGATTCGCGTGCGATCATCGAGAGCCTGCGCTCCATCTATGATGCCGAGCACCTGGTCAAGGAGCTCCTGCCGTAAGCGAACGGCGCATTGACTCTCTTCAAGGCCCCCAGGGAAATCGGGGGCCTTTTTTGCGTCCGGAGTTACGGACCGGCCCGGCCGCCCATCGTGAATGCCACAGGCGAGGAGCCCTCTCCCGGATCAGGCTTTCGCGGCGCCGCTGAGAAGGGCTTCTTCCGCAGCAGTGAGCACTCCGATGAATTCTTCCGGCGTGGTCGCGTGGAGAAGGGCGTCGCGTGTCGTGGCTGACTTTAGGACCTTGCAGAGAGAACTCACCACCATCAGGTAATCGCCTGGGTTTGACTTCGGCGTACCAAGGACAAAAAGCAGCCGAACGGTCTCGTTACTGTTCTCAAACAGCACGCCGCCGGAGCTGCGTCCCACCGACATCACCATGCGTTTCACGTGCTCCGTCCGCGCATGAGGGAGGGCGATCTCGTTGCCCAGGCACGTGGTGTCGAGCCGCTCGCGGGCGAGCAATTCCTGGTAAAACGAACCGAAATTCGACACATCCGGGTGGCCGTCGAGCCGGCTTGCCACCTCGTGAATCGCAGCAGTGCGTTTGTCGCTCCTCACTTGAAGCGTCACTCGGGAAGGATCCAGAAGTTTAGACAGACGGCCGGCCATAACGGACAGCCAGAATCACCCCGCAGTTTCGGGGAAGGCAAGGGTGGAAATGCGGGAAGTGTGTCGTTCCTGAAGAATTTTTCAGAGCATCAGGAGGTGCCCTGGGCTTCTGTCTGTTCCTCGGTCTCCACAATGCGCGCGACACTCATCAGCTTGTCACCCTCGGCGAGCGTCAGGAGCTTGACTCCCTTCGCGCCGCGACCGGTTTCGCGAATCTCGCGGACGCGGGTGCGCACGCTCTGGCCCTTGACCGTGAGGAACATGACCTCGTCGTCCTCATGGACGCTGAGTGCGCCCGCGACTTTGACCGAGCCATCCTCCGGCAGGTCGATGGCGATCACGCCACCGGCTCCGCGCCGAGTCAGTCGGTATTCGCCGAAGGCCGTGCGCTTGCCGATGCCGTCTTCACGAGCGACCAGAAGCCTGCTGTTGGAGTCGCACACCTCGATTGCCTGGAGGTAGTCGCCCGAGTACTTGAAGCGCATGCCCGTGACGCCCGTGGTGTTGCGACCCATTGCGCGCAGCCCTTCCGGCTGTGCGGCGGCATCCGCCTCGATTGGCGCATTTGTATCGCCTGCCTCAGCCTGGACTGCTGAGACGCCCTCGAAGAATCGCACTGCCTGGCCCTGGTGAGAAACGAGGATGATTTCGTTGTCGCCATTTGTAAGCACGCAGCCAACAAGCACATCTCCCTCGACAAGTTTGATTCCCGCGATGCCGCCCTCGCGGGTGGCATTTTCGTATTCCGAGAGGCGCGTTTTCTTAAGCGTGCCGGACTTTGTGGCCATGACCACGAACTTGTCGTCTGCAAAGCCTTGGACGCAGAGCATCGCGGCGATCTTCTCGCCTTCGCTGAGGCGAAGGAAACTTGAGACGCTCTTGCCCTTGGCCGTACGGTTGCCCTCTGGAATGTCGTACACCTTTTTCGCAAGGCATTGGCCGTGGTTGGTGACGAAGAGGATGTAATCGTGGGTGCTTGCGGTAAAGAGACGCTCGACGAAGTCGTCCTCGTATGTTTCAGCGCCGATAATTCCCTTGCCGCCGCGCTTCTGGCTGCGGTATTCGGCGACGGGGGTGCGCTTGATGAACCCGAGATGGGAGACCGTGATGACGCAGCCTTCATTGGGGATGACGTCCTCCATGCGAAACTCACCCACTGCAGCCGTGATCTCCGTCTTGCGCCCGTCTCCGTACTTTTCCTTGAGGGCAAGGATCTCGGTCTTGATGACCTCGCGCAGGCGCCAGTCGTTGGCCAGAATCGCGCGGAGCTCCTCGATCAGCTTCAGGAGTTCGAGGTACTCGGCTTCGATCTTGTCGCGTTCGAGGCCGGTGAGTTGGTACAGGCGAAGCTCGAGGATGGCTTCGGTCTGCCGCTCGGAGAGCGGGTACTTGGCCATCAAGCGCTGTTTCGCGTCCTCCTTGCTTGTGGATGCGCGGATGATGCGGACGAAATCGTCGAGATTATCGAGCGCGATCTTATATCCCTCAAGAATGTGGGCGCGGTCTTCGGCCTGCCTGAGGCGGAACTTAGTACGCCGGGTGATGACGTCGCGTCGGTGGTCGACGTAGCAGTCGATCAACTCGCGGATGTTCATCTGCTTGGGCCGTTTCTTGTCGAGGGCGAGCAGCGTCACGCCAAACGAGCTTTCGAGCGCGGTCTTCTGGAAGAGTTGATTGAGGATCGGAGTCGATTGCTCCCCGCGCTTGAGCTCGATGACGACTCGAGTCTGTTCGTCCGACTCGTCGCGCACATCGCGAATTCCCTCAATCTCCTTTTCCGTGACCAGCTCGGCGATGCGGGTCACAAGGTTGGCGCGATTCACATTGTAGGGAATTTCGGTGATGACGATCTGCTCCCCTGTCTTGTTCTCCTCGGTGTGGGCGCGGCCGCGGATTCGCACGATGCCCTTGCCCGTGGTCAGGTACGAAAGGATGCCCTCGCGGCCCGCGATGACGCCTCCCGTCGGAAAATCAGGTCCCTGAATAATCGAACACAGTTCCTCGACGCTCGTTGACGGTTCATCCAGCACCTTGATGGTGGCGGCGATGATCTCGTGCAGGTTGTGCGGCGGAATGTTGGTCGCCATGCCGACGGCGATGCCTGTCGAACCGTTCATCAACAGGTTCGGAAGGGCGGAGGGGAGGACGGTTGGCTCGGTTGTCGACTCCTTGTAGTTCGGAGCGAAGTCGACGGTGTCTTCCTCGATGTCAGCCAGAAGTTCCTCGGCCACGGCATTGAGTCGGCATTCCGTGTAACGGTAGGCTGCCGGTGGGTCACCGTCGACAGAACCAAAGTTCCCCTGCGGGTCGATCAAGGTGTACCGCATCACCCAGTTTTGCGCGAGGCGAACAAGCGTGTCGTAAACCGAACTGTCGCCGTGGGGGTGATAATTCTTGAGCACTTCACCCACGACACCGGCGCACTTGTCGAAAGCCCGGTTGTGAAGCAGGCCCTCTCGCAGCATGGCGTACAGGATTCGGCGCTGAACGGGCTTGAGGCCATCGCGTGCGTCAGGCAGGGCACGGGAGACAATGACGGACATCGAGTAATCGATGTACGCCGTCTGCATGATGTCCGTAATGTTCGCGGTGGAAGTCTTGTCGGGTGCCATTTATCGGAAGTTCTTAGTCGAATTAAGGGACTAGGGGGAATGGGGGGATTAGGGGGACTAGGGGGATTTATGGGGAACTCGCGTGACGCGGATTTGGTTCTGTTTCTGTCGCTTCAACACCTTGTGAAATCCACCTGATACACCGAATCCATTTAATCCACCTGATCCTCCTAATCTCCTGATCTTTGTCTCGGATTAAACGTCGAGGTATTGCACATTCAGGGCATTGTCTTCGATGAACTGCCGACGGGGCGGAACCTCGTCACCCATCAGGAGCGTGAAGAGCGCATCGGCCTTGGCGGCGTCATTGATTGAAACTTTCAGAAGACGGCGTTTCTCCGGGTCCATGGTCGTCTCAAAGAGCTGTTTCGGATTCATTTCACCGAGACCCTTGTAACGCTGGATGCTGAGGCCCTTGCGACCGAGCGCGCGGATGTGGTGCAGGAGGTCGAGTGGGGACGACAGTTCTGTGCGCGACTCGTTCTTTTGGCCCGGGTTCTCCGTGACGATGAATCTAGGCGTTTCCCCCGCGGAGAAGCGGGCGATGTCGAGACCGGCTCCTGCGAGCACGTGGAGCAGCTTAGTCATCTCCGTGGACTCGAAGATTTCGTGAAGCGTCACCCGTTTCTGGGCGAGCGGGGAGCGCGTGGCGCTAGTAGGCACCCCTTGTTCCGCGCCGTCGGCATCGATGCCGAGCCGCGAGACGAAACCGGCGCGAGCGACTTCGTCGATCAGGAATTCGTGCGACTCCTTGTTGCCTTCGCGAATACGCGCCACGTACCGCGGGAGCGCCAGTGAATTGGCAAGGTGAAGGTCGAGGTACTCGATGAGCGAAGCGCCGTAGCGCGTGACGCCGGCACCCAGTTTCTCGAGGGCCGCCAATGCCTCCACAATCTTGTCCACCTGGGTGGGATCGAAGGTCGTCTGATCGGAGGCCCGCGAGAGGACGACGTCCTCAGATCCAAGTTCGAGCAGAAAGCGGTTCAGCTGCTCGTCGTTATCGACGTACTGCTCGCGCTTCTTGCGTTTGATTTTGTAGAGGGGCGGCTGCGCGATGTACACATAGCCCCGCTCGATCAAGCCGCGCATTTGGCGATAAAGGAAGGTGAGCAGAAGTGTGCGGATGTGGGAGCCGTCGACATCTGCGTCGGTCATGATGATGATCTTGTGGTAACGCGCCTTGTCGACGTTGAAGCCACCGACATTCTCGTCTCCTTCGCCGATCCCCGTCCCGATCGCGGTAATCAGCGTACGGATTTCCTCGTTCGAGAGGACTTTGTCGAGGCGGGCCTTCTCGGTGTTGATGAGTTTTCCGCGCAGCGGGAGAATTGCCTGGAAGCGGCGATCGCGGCCTTGCTTTGCCGAGCCGCCGGCGGAGTCGCCTTCCACAATGTACAGTTCGCCCAAGGCGGGATCGCGTTCCGAGCAGTCTGCGAGTTTGCCCGGCAGGCCACCACCGGATAGCGCGCCCTTGCGAACCGTTTCGCGAGCCTTGCGTGCAGCTTCGCGGGCGCGTGCCGCGTTGAGCGTCTTGTCGATGATGCGTTTCCCGATGGCTGTGTTTGCCTCCAGGAAGAACCTCAGTTTTTCGCCGACGATCTTTTGGACAATGCCGTCGACCTCTCCATTCGAGAGCTTCGTCTTTGTCTGCCCTTCAAAACGCGGCTCGGGAACTTTCACCGAGATGACAGCGACCAGTCCTTCGCGGACATCTTCGCCGGTGATTGCCGGGTCCTTCTCCTTAAGCAGGTTGTTGGTCTTTGCGAAATTATTGATGACGCGTGTCAGCGCGGTACGGAACCCGGACAAGTGTGTGCCGCCCTCAATGTTGAAGATGGAGTTGGCGTAGGCGAAGACCTGGTCGTTATAGCTGTCGTTGTACTGCATCGCGACATCGACCGAGATCGGGGGCTTCGACGGATCGACCTCGTTGGGAACGACGTCGCTGAAGGAGATGGGCTTGTCGTGGACGATGTTTTTGTTCGTGTTGAGGAAGCGCACGAACTCCACGATGCCGTCTTTGAAGAAGAAGGATTCGCTTTTCTGGGACCGCTCGTCCGCGAGTTCGATCTTGATTCCAGGATTGAGGAAGGCGAGTTCGCGCAGGCGCTTGGCGAGGATCTCGTACTGAAACGCGCGGGTGGTCTGGAAAATCTCAGGGTCCGGTTTGAATGAGATCTTCGTTCCCGTCTTTTTGGTGTCCCCGATTATGGTCATTTTCTGCGTGGTGAGGCCCTGCGCAAAGCGCATCTGGTACACCTTGCCGTTGCGGCGGACCTCCGCCTCAAACCACTCCGAAACTGCGTTTACGCACTTGGCACCGACGCCGTGGAGGCCGCCCGAGACCTGGTAGGCCCCCTTGCCGAATTTACCCCCGGCGTGCAGGTTGGTGAGCACCAACTCAAGTGCCGGAATGTTATACTTCGGGTGAATGTCGACAGGGATACCGCGACCATCGTCCTCAACCGAACACGACCCATCGAGGTGGATCGCAACTTTCACCCCCTTGGCGTGCCCGGCCAGCGCTTCGTCTATGCAGTTGTCGACGAGTTCGAAGACGCAGTGGTGAAGGCCGCGTTCGTTCGTATCGCCAATATACATATCTGGCCGTTTACGAACACCTTCCAAGCCCTCCAGCTTCTCGATTTTTGAAGCATTATAGTCGGCGTCGCCGGCGGTTTGAGGCGCCGGATTTTGCGGGTCGATAGGATCAGACATGTAGCGAAGAACGGGGTGGGTTTTGTAAGGCAAAATTCCATCGGATTTCGGGGGCATCCGCAAAGGTTTTCTCGCCTCGGCGACGGACTTTTTTAGCCCCGGATCAGGTGTGTTTCCTGCCTAATTTTAGGTTGCTAACCTAAGATAGCAACAAAAGGCTTCCCGCATGAAGTTATCGGTCAAGGTGGACTATGCTTGTCGCGTGCTTGCGCAGCTTGCGCGGCAGCGAGGAGCAGAGGAGCTGGCGCACATTGAAGATCTGGCCCGCATTGAGGCTGTGCCGGCAAATTATCTGGTCCAGATCCTGAGCGAGCTTCGCAACGGAGGCCTGATCACGTCCAGGCGCGGCAAACAAGGTGGCTACGCCCTGGCTCGCTCGCCGGACGAAATCACCCTGCTCGATATCGTCCGTGTCATTGAAGGAGAGTTGCTGGAGATCACTCCGGTTGGCGAAGGCCAGTCGGCTCGACGCGTGAACCAGGTCTGGCAGGACGTGCGCCAATCGCTGGAGGAAAAGGCAAAGTCGATCACACTCGATCGCATAGCCGTGAGGAATAACGAGGAGATGTATTATATTTGAGGCCGCTAACGCGGCCGCAAGGCCAAGCCGCTAGGCAAAGACGACAAGGCTGAGCCAGCAAGGCGAGGCCGCCCCCCTGCTTGGTCATGCTGGCTCGTCGTGAAGACTCTGCTTCCACTCTTTCCTTCTGGATGCAAATAACCACACTACGCTTATGCGACACCCCGCGTTGGAAGCGTTGCTCATTCTTCAGGATCGCGATACCAAGCGATTGGGCCTGGTTGCCCAGCTCCAAGCGGTGCCGAGGGACGTCGCCACGGTGGAGCAAAAAATAACCTCGGAGAAGGCCGCGATTGAGACGGCGAAAGCCGAGTGGCAGGGCCTTGAGGCAAAAAAGAAAGCACTCGAGAACGAGATCGGCTCCGCAGAGCAAAAGCTTGCAAAATACAAGACGCAGCAGGCGTCCGTGCGGAAGAATGACGAGTACCAAGCCCTCGGCCACGAGATTGATACGACTCAGGCGGCCATTGCCGCTTTTGAGGAACAGGAGCTCGGCATCATGTACCAGATTGACGAGGCGAAGAAACGGTTCGCCGCGGCCGAGGCAGAACTCAAGAAGAACATCTCCGGCCACGAGGCAAAGCTGAAGGCGTTGCGTGAGCGGGAAGGCAATTTGAAGGCTGAGCTAAAGGGGGCGGAGGATGAAGTCGCCAAGGCGCGTGCCCCCCTGCCCGAACCTGTTGTGCGTCAGTACGACCGCATCGGCTTGCGCACGCAGCCTGTGGTAACCGCCCTGCGGGGAGGAAAATGCACCGGATGCCACCTGAAGGTTTCGTCCGAGGTCGAGTCGGATTCCCGCAAGGGCGAAAAGCTCGCGACCTGCGACCAGTGCGGGCGTATTGTGTGGTTTGATCTTTGACCCAGGGACGGCCTTCTCGCCTTCCTCCATGCTTGCGGCGCGTTTCGCAGCATGCGAGGGTGGTACTGCTTCGGGGCCGATCGTCGCTCCGTGTTCTTTGATCCCAAGGTGCGGTGAAAGCCGCGCCCGTTATCCACGGAGAGGAAAGTCCGGACACCCCAGGGCAGGATTCCCGTCGAGAAACGTTGTCGCGCCGTGCCGGTTCGCCGCACGGACACGCTTCTGCTCAAGACGGGGCCGGTCGGGTCAATCCCGATCGGACGGATAGTGTCACAGAAAATATGTAGCCCTTCGGCTGCCTTTCGGGGCGGCTCAGGGTAATAGTGAAAAGGTGGGGTAAGAGCCCACCGCGCCGCGCCGCAAGGACGGCGGCACGAAAAACCCAATCCGGTGCAAGGCAAAATAGGCGGCTGGACGGCCCGTCCAATAGCCGCGGGTATGCTGCATCCCAAAAGGAAGGTCGCGCAAGTGACCTAGAGAAATGACGATCCCGCGCCGCAAGGCGTGCTGACAGAATCCGGCTTACGGCCCCGAAGCATTTTTGCGGCATAGGCCAAGCCGCTAGGCGGAGCCGCGGGAGGGGGCTGTGTTTTGCAGCTTTTGATACAGCGCCGCAAGTCGTGGGGTCGCGACGCCCGCCGCTTTGGCCGCACGCAGAGGCTCACCCCAGATCGACTCGACCTCAACTTCACGCCCGGCCAGGTAGTCGATGAGGCTCGACGGCTTGTAGGGCCCCATGGGTCGAGTGCGCTCGACGTTTACCTCTATTATATCCGCAGGGAGCGTGTGGCCCAGGGCCGCCGCCGTCCTCACGATCTCATCCATCAAGGCCCGCACCTCACGTTCGAGATCCGGGTCCGCGAGGATCTTGTCCGTCGTGATGCCTCCGGCGGCGATGGAGAGCCCGTTAAAAGGCACGTTCCAGACGAGTTTTCGCCAGCGAAGCTGCGCCAGGTCGTCTCCCAGCTCCGTATGAATACCGGCGGAGCGAAACAAGGCCTCGATTTCCCGTATACGCGCGGAAATGGGGCGCTGGAACTCGCCAAAGGCAATGCTCCCGGTGCGGAAGCACTCCACGATGCCAGGAGCCAGCCGGTTCACGCAAATGAAGCACAGGGCGCCCATCACGCGCTCCTCGCCAAAGAGCTGCGCGAAGGCGGCGTCCGCTCCCAAACCGTTCTGAAGTGTGAGGATTCCTGTGGCGGGACCCAGTAGCGGGCGAACGAGATGTTCGTAGTCTGCCTCAGCCGTCGTCTTCAACGCGACAATGACCAGGTCGACAGGGCCTATTTCCTCAGGCGACCCAAATGCCTTCGCCGGGTGAAGGTGTGCCTCGCCTTTCGGCCACTTCACGCTGAGTCCTTTCGCGCGCACCGCCGCCAGGTCCGACCGCATGAGAAAGGACACGTCCGCACCCGCCTGCGTGAGACGGGCGCCATAATAGCACCCGAGGGCGCCTGAGCCTACAATCGCGATTCTCATTTTGTATCCAAAAATAAACTACACCAACCCTACCTCGCTTACCCTGCTTGCCTCACTCATCCCGCTTACCCCTCTCTCTTTATCCTCCCGATTACCCATTCCTCGAACTCCTCGTCGAGGATCTCGAGAGGCAGGCCTCCGTTGCCGAGGAGGAAGTCATGGAAGGCGCGCAGGTCGAACGCCGCGCCCATCCTCGCTTGTGCTCTGGCGCGGAGTTTCTCGAGATGCAGCATGCCGATCTTGTAGGTGCAGGCCTGTGCGGGCATGACGATATAGCGTTCTATCTCCGAAACAACGGACGCCTCGGGCATGCCCGTCTTTTCCATCATGTAGGTGATGGCCTGCTGGCGGGTCCACCGTTTGGCGTGTATGCCCGTGTCGACCACAAGCCGGACCGACCGAAACAACTCCGCCCGAAGCCTGCCGAGCGAGCCGTAGGGATCGTTTGGATACAGGCCCATTTCCTCGGCCAGTTTCTCGGCGTAAAGAGCCCAGCCCTCGCCGTAGGCGGTGAACCAAAGTGTCCTGCGGAACACCGGCACGTCCTCCAGTTCGCCGGCAATCGCCAGTTGGAAGTGATGTCCCGGGACCGCTTCATGATAAGTGAGGGTCTTCATCCCCCACTGCTCCACCTCGGCCATGTCGCGTAGGTTGATCCAGAACACACCCGGCCGACTGCCATCGAGGGCCGGGGGCATGTAATAGGCGCCAGGGGCGGTGTCCTCCTTGAAATCGGGAACGCGGCGTACGTCCATCGGTGCTTTCGGGAGGCGCCCAAAAAAGCGCGGCGCGGCAGCGAGGGCCTCGTCGGTCAACTCCTTGTACCTGGCGAGAGCCTGGGTCCTACCAGCGTCCGTGTTGGGATAGAGAAAACGGGGGTCGCGCGAGAGTGTATCGAGCCATTCGCCCACCGACCGACCTTCGTGCTCTTGGGAGTCGAGAATCGCACGCATTTCCCTTTCGATGCGCGCCACCTCCTGTTCGCCGATTTGGTGGATCTCCTCGGGTGTCAGTGAGGTTGAGGTTTGGCTCTTCAGCAGGTGGGCGTAATAGGCGTCGCCATCGGGAAGCTTCCAAACCCCATCGTCTTCGCTCGCGGACTTTTCGAGGTCTTCCCACATTGCAAGGAGCCTTTCGTAGGCCGGGTACACCCCGCTCTCGACGAGTCGGGTGGCCTCCTGGATAAGGCCGGCTCTCTGCGCTTCGTCCACTTTTGGAAGTGATTTGAGGCGATCGGCGAAGGAGACCACGAGGACGTTCTCGCCAGGCGGTTTTGAAAGCAGTTCGCAAATCTGCTGGGACACTCGAACGAAGACGAACTTGGGGGGAAGGATCCCCCGCTCGGCGCGAGCCCTGACTGCCACTTCGAGCTCCGCAAACTTCCGCGGGAAGTCACGCAGGCGCGACAGGTAGTAGCCCGCGTCACGCCCGTCGGCGAGGGGGTGGAGGTTGACCAGGAAATCAGGCGTTTCGCTTTGTACGCCGAAAAGCTGGTTCATGGGGTAGTCATGGAAGGCGAATCGCTCGCCCGCCAATGCATCGTCGAGGTACCACTTTAGGACGCGGAGGGAGAGCCGTTCCTGGTGGGAGAGATTTCGGCCGCTGTAGGCTTCCACCTGCTCACGCACTCGGCGCATCTTCTCATAGCGGCCTGCCTGCTTCGCGAGAGAGAGGTCGTCCAGCTTTGCGTTGTGGCGACGGTAGCCGTAACGCTCGAGGAAGCCGTGAGCGGTCAGGGATTCAGGCTGGTCTGCAAACACCTCCAGGAAGGTCTTCGTGAAAAAGAGACGGAGACTCCAGGGGCGGAACCACAGGAGATTGATCGCAAAGATGCAGAACGAAAGGACGAGGAGTGCGGTGACGATCCAGAGCATCTTTGCGAGTGATTTCATGGGACACTACCTGGGGGTGGCCGCGTACTGTTCCATTCCTGAGCAGGAGCACACGAGGTTTCGGTCGCCGTAGACGTTGTCTACGCGCCCCACCGCCGGCCAGAATTTGTGCTCGCGCACCCATTCGGTCGGGAAGGCGGCCTGCTGCCTTGAGTACGGCCTGTCCCACGAGTCGGCGCCAATCACCTTCGCGGTGTGCGGGGAGTTCTTGAGCAGGTTGTTCTGCTTGTCGGCGGCGCCCGAGGCGACTGCCTCGATCTCGCCCGCGATCGAGATGAGCGCGTCACAAAAGCGCTTGAGCTCGACCAGAGACTCGGACTCCGTGGGCTCGATCATAAGCGTGCCTGCGACCGGCCAACTCATGGTGGGTGCATGGTAGTTGTAATCCTGCAGGCGCTTCGCGATGTCCTCCACCTCGATGCCATGTTTCTTGAAGCCGCGGCAGTCGATGATGCACTCGTGGGCCACAAGGCCCGAGGCGCCCTTGTAGAGCACCGGGTAGTGCGCCTCGAGGCGGCGCGCCACATAGTTGGCGTTGAGAATCGCAAGTTGCGTCGCATGCCGGAGCCCCGTTGCGCCCATCATGCGGATGTACATCCACGAGATCACCAGAATCGAAGCGGAGCCGTAAGGCGCCGCCGAGACGGCCCCTTGGTTGCGGCCGGCCACTGGGACAACGGCATGGCCGGGCAGGTACGGCACGAGGTGCTTTGCCACGCCGATGGGGCCGACGCCCGGGCCTCCTCCGCCGTGGGGGATGCAGAAGGTCTTGTGCAGGTTGAGGTGGCAGACGTCTGCGCCGATGAAGCCGGGCGAGGTCAGGCCGACCTGCGCGTTCATGTTCGCGCCGTCCATGTACACCTGGCCGCCGCGTTCGTGGATAATTGCGCAGATGTCGCGTATCGAGACTTCGAATACACCGTGGGTCGAGGGGTAGGTGACCATGAGCGCCGCGAGGTTTGCGGCATGCTGGTCGGCCTTGGCCCGGAGGTCGGCGACGTCGATGTTCCCCTGGGAGTCGCACGCCACCGGCACCACCTGCATGCCCGCCATGACGGCAGTCGCGGGATTGGTGCCGTGGGCGCTCGTGGGAATCAGGCAAATGTTGCGATGGCCTTCCCCGCGCGCCTGGTGGTACCCGCGGATCGCGAGAAGCCCCGCGTATTCTCCCTGGGAACCGGCGTTGGGCTGCAGCGACACGGCGGCGAAGCCGGTGATTTCCGAAAGCCAACTTTCCAACTGCGAGGTGAGGTCGGCATAACCAGCGGCCTGGTCGGCGGGAACAAACGGATGCAACTGCCCAAACTCAGGCCAGGTGACCGGCACCATCTCACTCGTGGCATTGAGCTTCATGGTGCACGAGCCGAGCGAGATCATCGAGTGGCACAGGGACAGGTCTCGCGATTCGAGGCGGCGGATATAGCGCAACATCTCATGTTCGCTATGGAAGCTGTTGAATACGGGATGGCTGAGGTAACCGCTCGTGCGGCCATGTGGTGCCGGCAGTTGAGCGGAGGACGCCTGCAACCCCGCGGGAGCGACACCCGTTTTGCCTGAGATGACCTGGACCAGGAGAGCGACCTCAGTCGAGCGCGTGGTCTCGTCGAGCGACACGCCCACCTGTGTCTTGCTGATCCGCCTGAGGTTGAGTCCGGAGGCGAGCGCGCGCGCATGGACTGCGTCTGCGTCGACGCCCTCGACGCAAAGGGTGTCGAATACCGGATTCCGATTGGTGACGATGCCAGCCGCCTCGATCTGGTCCTTCAGGCTGCGCGTGAGGAGGAGCACCCGGCGCGCGATGCGACGGAGCCCTTCGGGTCCATGATAGACCGCGTACATGGACGCGAGGACGGAAAGGAGTACCTGGGCCGTGCAGATGTTCGAGGTGGCCTTGTCGCGCCGGATGTGTTGCTCGCGCGTTCCCAGCGCCAGGCGCAGGGCCGGGTCACCTTGCGCATCCTTCGAGACGCCGACGAGTCGCCCTGGCATCTGCCGCTTGAACGCGTCTTTTGTGGCGAGGAAGCCCGCGTGCGGGCCGCCGAAGCCGAAAGGAACGCCGAACCGTTGGGCTGAGCCCACGGCGACGTCTGCCCCGAGTTCACCCGGGGGACGCAAGAGCGTGAGAGCAAGCAGATCTGTGGCCACGACGGCTAGAGCGCCAGCGGCATGGACTTTGGCGATGAAGCCTGTCGGGTCGATAATGTTGCCAAACGTGTCGGGGTACTGGAAGAGCGCGCCGCAGTATGTCGCGTCGAAAGACGCGGAGCCCAACGTGCCCACCACCACCGTCAGCCCGAGCGGCTCGGCGCGGGTGCGCACGAGGTCGATGGTCTGGGGGTGACAGGCGTCGCTCACAAAGAACCGGGTGCGTGCGTCGTCCGCCACCACGCGGGAGCAGAGTGCCATCGCTTCAGCCGCGGCCGTGCCCTCGTCGAGGAGCGAGGCGTTGGCGATGTCGAGCGCACACAGGTCGCAAACCATTGTCTGGAAGTTGAGGAGCGCCTCGAGCCGGCCCTGCGAAATCTCCGCCTGGTAAGGGGTGTAAGCAGTGTACCACGCGGGGTTTTCGAGAATATTCCTCTGAACCACGCCGGGGAGTGTCGTGCCGTAGTATCCCTGGCCGATGAAGCTGCGGAGGAGGCGGTTCT belongs to Opitutaceae bacterium and includes:
- the gcvP gene encoding aminomethyl-transferring glycine dehydrogenase, which produces MSKLSVHPTSTRGSASLFAGDADSDLSLPLDTFSRRHTSASRAEIAEMLASVGHPDLETFTSAVVPQAIRLEKTLALPEPATECDALAELKAIASKNRLLRSFIGQGYYGTTLPGVVQRNILENPAWYTAYTPYQAEISQGRLEALLNFQTMVCDLCALDIANASLLDEGTAAAEAMALCSRVVADDARTRFFVSDACHPQTIDLVRTRAEPLGLTVVVGTLGSASFDATYCGALFQYPDTFGNIIDPTGFIAKVHAAGALAVVATDLLALTLLRPPGELGADVAVGSAQRFGVPFGFGGPHAGFLATKDAFKRQMPGRLVGVSKDAQGDPALRLALGTREQHIRRDKATSNICTAQVLLSVLASMYAVYHGPEGLRRIARRVLLLTRSLKDQIEAAGIVTNRNPVFDTLCVEGVDADAVHARALASGLNLRRISKTQVGVSLDETTRSTEVALLVQVISGKTGVAPAGLQASSAQLPAPHGRTSGYLSHPVFNSFHSEHEMLRYIRRLESRDLSLCHSMISLGSCTMKLNATSEMVPVTWPEFGQLHPFVPADQAAGYADLTSQLESWLSEITGFAAVSLQPNAGSQGEYAGLLAIRGYHQARGEGHRNICLIPTSAHGTNPATAVMAGMQVVPVACDSQGNIDVADLRAKADQHAANLAALMVTYPSTHGVFEVSIRDICAIIHERGGQVYMDGANMNAQVGLTSPGFIGADVCHLNLHKTFCIPHGGGGPGVGPIGVAKHLVPYLPGHAVVPVAGRNQGAVSAAPYGSASILVISWMYIRMMGATGLRHATQLAILNANYVARRLEAHYPVLYKGASGLVAHECIIDCRGFKKHGIEVEDIAKRLQDYNYHAPTMSWPVAGTLMIEPTESESLVELKRFCDALISIAGEIEAVASGAADKQNNLLKNSPHTAKVIGADSWDRPYSRQQAAFPTEWVREHKFWPAVGRVDNVYGDRNLVCSCSGMEQYAATPR